Proteins encoded by one window of Bacillus sp. DTU_2020_1000418_1_SI_GHA_SEK_038:
- a CDS encoding response regulator transcription factor, whose amino-acid sequence MIRVLFVDDHEMVRIGVSSYLSAQPDIEVIGEADNGRTAIDMALDLRPDIILMDLVMKEMDGIEATRNIIERWPEAKIIIVTSFLDDEKVYPALEAGATSYMLKTSKASEIADAVRSTYQGQSVLEPEVTGKMMVKMRQRNQQLPHEELTSREMEILLLMTEGKTNQEIADELFIALKTVKTHVSNILSKLHVQDRTQAVIYAFKHSLTE is encoded by the coding sequence ATGATTAGAGTTTTATTTGTTGATGATCATGAAATGGTAAGAATCGGAGTTTCTTCGTATTTGTCTGCACAGCCCGATATTGAAGTGATTGGTGAAGCGGACAATGGTAGAACAGCTATTGATATGGCGTTGGATTTACGTCCGGATATCATTTTAATGGATTTAGTCATGAAGGAAATGGACGGAATTGAAGCAACGAGAAATATTATTGAAAGATGGCCAGAAGCGAAGATTATTATTGTCACAAGCTTCTTGGACGATGAAAAGGTCTATCCTGCTTTGGAAGCCGGGGCAACAAGCTATATGCTGAAAACTTCAAAAGCGAGTGAAATTGCTGATGCTGTCCGTTCCACCTATCAGGGACAATCCGTCTTAGAACCGGAAGTTACAGGAAAAATGATGGTAAAAATGAGGCAGAGGAACCAGCAGCTCCCTCATGAAGAATTGACAAGCAGAGAAATGGAAATACTCTTGCTCATGACGGAAGGAAAGACGAATCAGGAAATCGCTGATGAACTGTTTATCGCCTTAAAAACAGTCAAGACACATGTCAGCAACATACTCAGCAAGCTCCACGTACAGGACCGGACCCAGGCTGTGATCTATGCATTCAAGCATTCTCTTACTGAATAG
- a CDS encoding DUF421 domain-containing protein: protein MSLLHLSIDLIVGFFFLFIIVKIVGRKIINQITPFTFIASIVLSEMLGNAMYEDKIGVFYIIYSMILWGALLFIVEYLDRKSLFFRGIFQGKPIALIKNGVIDREGLKKSRLNLNQLQSLLRQSETFSIREVAFCYLESNGSISILKKSRYQKTTQEDFNLPGKSVYVPITLIRDGTVLWDELEEIGFKEDWLKTQLSNQGITHYKDVFLAEWLEGDGLFLQTIHPPKLSTPKTQK, encoded by the coding sequence TTGAGCCTGTTACATTTATCCATTGACTTAATTGTTGGCTTCTTTTTTTTATTTATCATCGTCAAAATTGTCGGCAGAAAGATTATTAATCAAATCACTCCTTTTACATTTATTGCCTCAATTGTATTAAGTGAAATGCTTGGGAATGCTATGTATGAGGATAAGATTGGCGTTTTTTACATTATTTACTCAATGATCCTATGGGGGGCACTGCTATTTATCGTAGAATACCTCGATCGAAAATCCCTCTTTTTCCGTGGAATATTCCAAGGAAAACCTATCGCCCTTATCAAAAACGGCGTCATCGATAGAGAAGGCTTAAAGAAAAGCAGGTTGAATCTTAACCAGCTTCAAAGCTTGCTCCGTCAAAGCGAGACCTTTTCCATTAGAGAGGTAGCCTTCTGTTACTTAGAAAGCAACGGTTCCATTAGTATATTAAAAAAATCGCGCTATCAAAAAACGACTCAGGAGGATTTCAATCTCCCGGGAAAATCAGTCTATGTCCCCATAACACTGATTCGTGATGGAACTGTATTATGGGATGAACTTGAAGAAATTGGTTTTAAGGAAGATTGGTTAAAAACGCAGCTCAGCAATCAAGGTATTACTCATTATAAGGATGTCTTTCTAGCTGAATGGCTAGAGGGAGATGGACTCTTCCTCCAAACAATCCATCCACCAAAACTTTCCACCCCAAAAACACAAAAATGA
- a CDS encoding serine dehydratase subunit alpha family protein produces MDKHKILAILEKELVIALGCTEPVAIALAAATAKSYVEGTIQEICLKASGNIIKNAKSVGIPGMSGKGLDFSAALGAVAGNPEKKLELLEGLTKEDELLALQLINEGKVKAGQADSPKRLYIEVTVQTDKQTSKVVISDNHSNITLIEVDGKAVFLGGCENIGIQTDEEELESLTIDEIYHWVLQADIKDLSLVKRSIELNRVIGMEGLSGNYGLNVGRTIQENVKKGFLSDDLATAAMSLAAAGSDARMAGSTLPVMANTGSGNQGIAVTLPVVAVAEKLQVSEDKMIRAVALSHLITIHIKSKFGRLSALCGVTAAGMGASSAIVYLLDGKLEQVKAAVQNTIGNVSGMICDGAKAGCAMKVSTCSNVAVQSALLALNHQEIQSTDGFIHDDVEKSIESFCKLGNEGTRQTDELILKLMMEK; encoded by the coding sequence GTGGACAAACATAAAATATTAGCGATTTTAGAAAAGGAACTTGTTATAGCACTAGGATGTACAGAGCCTGTTGCTATTGCATTGGCTGCAGCAACAGCGAAAAGCTATGTGGAAGGAACGATCCAAGAAATTTGCTTAAAGGCAAGCGGGAATATTATCAAAAATGCAAAGTCTGTTGGAATACCTGGGATGTCTGGGAAGGGGCTGGACTTCTCAGCAGCACTTGGAGCGGTTGCCGGAAACCCAGAGAAAAAATTGGAATTATTAGAGGGATTAACTAAGGAAGATGAGCTCTTGGCCCTTCAGCTGATTAATGAAGGAAAAGTGAAGGCAGGGCAGGCTGATTCACCAAAAAGGCTTTATATAGAAGTAACGGTTCAAACAGATAAGCAGACTTCTAAAGTAGTGATTTCGGATAATCACAGTAATATTACGTTAATTGAAGTGGATGGAAAGGCTGTGTTCCTCGGTGGCTGCGAGAATATTGGCATCCAAACCGATGAGGAGGAGCTAGAAAGTTTAACCATTGATGAAATTTATCATTGGGTTCTTCAGGCTGATATAAAGGATTTATCATTAGTAAAAAGGAGTATTGAATTAAACCGGGTTATCGGGATGGAAGGTTTGTCTGGTAATTACGGGTTAAATGTCGGAAGAACAATTCAAGAGAATGTGAAAAAAGGGTTCCTTTCCGATGATTTAGCAACTGCTGCTATGTCTCTTGCAGCTGCAGGCTCGGATGCGCGGATGGCAGGCTCTACTCTTCCGGTTATGGCGAATACGGGCAGCGGAAACCAAGGAATTGCTGTTACTCTTCCTGTTGTTGCCGTAGCAGAAAAACTGCAGGTGTCCGAGGATAAAATGATTCGGGCTGTTGCTTTAAGTCACCTGATCACAATCCATATCAAATCAAAATTTGGCCGGCTGTCTGCCTTATGCGGTGTAACAGCGGCGGGAATGGGCGCGAGCTCCGCCATTGTTTACTTGTTAGATGGCAAATTAGAGCAGGTGAAAGCAGCAGTACAAAACACAATCGGAAATGTATCTGGGATGATATGCGATGGGGCAAAGGCTGGCTGTGCGATGAAGGTATCCACCTGTTCGAATGTCGCTGTCCAATCTGCATTATTAGCCCTTAATCATCAAGAAATTCAATCAACAGACGGATTTATCCACGATGATGTTGAGAAAAGCATCGAAAGCTTCTGCAAGCTAGGTAATGAAGGGACTCGGCAAACAGATGAGCTTATTTTAAAATTAATGATGGAGAAATAA
- a CDS encoding polysaccharide biosynthesis protein: MNKFFKGTLLLAVAAFAGECIEFLVNMVLARELGERGLGLYMSILPTIFLIVLLASFELPISISKFIAEKDKKYHYSMLNHVIKLTVIFTAILLPLAITIIPFISVFDQYHPYLRWVVIAFIPIVSFSSITRGFFMGKQQMGKIATYNFMRKIVQLLLLVFLYQVFQFDTETAVLIAFCTFIGSEIVVFFYLLHMFILQFQQVKREPRERMSGGTVWRSLMAVSIPTTALRVFHALTHAVEPFLIKAALLQAGVSGIVATEHFGMLAGIAMTVGFFPAFIAHSFLIMLIPTVSEAYSEKNTDKLQRLLQQVCMITFLYGIPAVIFFYLFAEPITLNFFHSSDAAIYLQMLWPFFLLHYFIIPMQAFLIGLGLMKEAFYHFVWSTIVSFSVMYVLGSMQSFQMDGIIIGMNAGAVLLFLMHYLTICKKIGVSILLSPVREFH; encoded by the coding sequence ATGAATAAATTTTTCAAAGGAACATTATTATTAGCTGTTGCAGCATTTGCGGGAGAATGCATCGAATTTTTAGTAAATATGGTTTTAGCGAGGGAACTGGGGGAAAGAGGACTTGGCCTGTACATGTCCATTCTTCCAACGATTTTCTTGATTGTTTTGCTGGCGAGCTTTGAACTCCCCATCTCCATTTCAAAGTTTATTGCGGAAAAAGACAAGAAATATCATTATAGCATGCTCAACCATGTTATTAAGTTAACCGTTATTTTTACAGCTATTTTACTGCCATTGGCCATTACGATTATTCCATTTATCTCAGTATTTGATCAGTATCATCCTTATCTGAGATGGGTAGTAATTGCCTTTATCCCGATTGTTTCTTTCTCCTCGATTACAAGAGGATTTTTTATGGGGAAGCAGCAAATGGGGAAAATCGCTACTTATAATTTTATGAGAAAAATTGTACAGCTTTTATTACTAGTTTTCCTGTATCAAGTCTTTCAATTTGATACGGAGACGGCTGTGTTAATTGCCTTTTGTACCTTCATAGGGAGCGAGATTGTTGTTTTCTTCTACTTGCTCCATATGTTTATTCTACAATTTCAGCAGGTAAAAAGAGAGCCGCGCGAAAGAATGAGCGGGGGTACTGTTTGGAGAAGCTTGATGGCAGTATCCATTCCAACAACGGCATTAAGAGTATTTCATGCTTTGACACATGCGGTAGAGCCATTCCTCATTAAGGCAGCTCTATTACAAGCTGGAGTGAGCGGGATCGTGGCCACTGAACATTTCGGCATGCTGGCGGGAATCGCGATGACGGTAGGTTTTTTTCCAGCGTTTATTGCCCATTCCTTTTTAATTATGCTCATCCCAACCGTTTCTGAAGCCTATTCTGAAAAAAATACTGACAAGCTCCAACGCCTTCTGCAGCAAGTATGTATGATCACCTTTCTTTACGGAATCCCGGCTGTCATTTTCTTCTACTTATTTGCTGAACCGATTACACTTAACTTTTTCCATTCTTCTGATGCAGCTATTTATTTACAAATGCTATGGCCGTTTTTCCTGCTGCATTATTTCATCATTCCGATGCAGGCTTTCCTAATCGGTCTGGGACTTATGAAAGAGGCTTTTTACCATTTTGTTTGGTCAACGATTGTATCTTTTTCAGTGATGTACGTCCTCGGTTCCATGCAAAGCTTCCAAATGGATGGCATTATCATTGGGATGAATGCCGGGGCTGTTCTCTTATTTCTCATGCATTACCTAACTATTTGTAAGAAAATTGGTGTTAGCATACTGCTTTCTCCCGTTAGAGAGTTTCATTAG